The Lepeophtheirus salmonis chromosome 6, UVic_Lsal_1.4, whole genome shotgun sequence DNA window gtaattataatatttttccatacgCTCATGCTAATTTAAATacagaaggttctcctctttatagaagtaattaattttttccgcGGAAAATCAAATAACTTGCTGATTATGTTAACAAGAGCATTAATACAATAAGTCTTGCTCCTGCCTTCTTCTCGCGCTGATAAAAAATCCCAACACTATCTATGAATATACATTGATAATACCTATGGTATGACAGTcaggaaaaagaagaagaaaatggaaATTGTAGAATTTAGAATCTAATATTTCCTCACTCTATCGTTGGTTCATTGAACTatgtttttcattcatttttatatacctatgttcGTACTGAGTACTAAGTGTTGagctccttttttttcttcttttttttaagtttgtgaTTCGAATATTGTGTACAATAAACACATAGGTATATATAGTAGGTATACTTGTACATAAGTATTTAATGGTGAAAGGTAGTCAAATTAGGGACCACATACCTTCGAAGCATGCAAAGCTAAGAGAgcagaagtaaaaaaaataaagaaaaaatttgctGGACTCTATGTAGTTGAATCACGATTAGaagagaaataaaaaggaagGGGGAAATCATTTATTCTGAGGAGTACATAAATGCGAAAAGCTTtatgtttttgagaaaaatactttaatcaCATTCAACCCCTCTGGTGGTTTGAAGAGGAGTATAattgtgttgttgttgtttctttaaatacaacTGAATATCAAAGAGTGATTCGATTCAGAATGTCCAGGATTATTAAATTACTTCCATTCCTGTTCCTCAGAGTGCACACCTACAGCAATGGGCCACCTGTACGAGCATGTAAATCCATGATTCCAGAGCATGATGGTGGAGGATCTCTCAGCACGGATACACCCTACACTCTTGCAGTCTCTGACAAATACCTCAAGTCTGGAGAAAcccttaaattaaaatttgcaagAAGTGGAAACCTGGACTTTCGTGGCTTTCTCATTCAGGCCCGTGATCAAAATAGTGacaaaataatcggaacttttaCTTCAATTGATCGTACTACCACAAGGAGATTACATTGCCTCTCTGAGCGAGATCCTCCTGATGCGATCTCTCATACAACCGGAGAACCGAAATCTAGTATAACAGCCACATGGACTGCTCCGGAGTTCTATGGACAAGAAAACCGAACAGCAGTGTTTTACTTCACAGTTGTCtatagtcaaaatatattttgggccAGACGCAATTCCGGAATAAGAATCCATATTTCTCCAAAAGTAATTGATCAACAAAAGCTCAAGTCTGAAGAAACTGCTGCTGCTGCCCAGGAGCTGCCATCGCCCTATTTGGGATGTGGAACCAAAAAGGGTTGTTTTGGATTCCCTGGAAGAAACTGTGTTGAAGAATCATCATGCAAAGGCCTCTTCACCCATAAATATCTTGAAAAGAACAAGCGGTTCAATTTCGCACTTGCTGGAGAGGTAGAAGAAAATGGCTACATTGCGGCAGGGTTCTCTCATGGAGACTCCATCATGGGGGATGACATCATTATCTCTTGTAGAAAGACTGCAAGAGGAGGAGTAATAGCCTTAGGATGGAATGACGGAAGAAACAGTGTGGATCGGCAAATGGGGCTTAATATTCGTAACTACGAAATTCGAGAAAACAATGGAATGATGATATGTAAGTTCCAAGTCAATGATGAGTTGATTATATCAAAAGCAACTCTCAATGATAAACTTAAAGTGGATTTGAAGGAGGACAGTCAGTACTATCTACTCTTGGCTAAAGGATCTCTTTCCTCAGATGGAACAAAATTGTCTAAGCATATGGATAAATCCGCCACTTCAAACCCCATAGACTTTAAGTCTACAACAATTGTAAAAGCgggttcatatattttatatcaattacaTGGAATATTTATGGTCATAGCCTGGTTGGGATGTTCTTCCATGGGAATGCTTATCGCAAggtattacaaaaatacatggacaaaaatacaaattgcgGATAAGGACCTCTGGTTTGTCATACATCAAAGTAAGTTATTATTTGAGAAGGGAGAACTCTTCAGAAAATGCTATAAGATTACATTTCCGATAAGGAgcttatacaatatacataaataggcATATAAACTGCAGTAAAACTGCCATGAACAAATCCTTGcagttataaaacttgattacTCAACCAACtaataaattttcatgaaaCAATAATCAATTCATTTGCTCAAA harbors:
- the LOC121120776 gene encoding LOW QUALITY PROTEIN: putative ferric-chelate reductase 1 homolog (The sequence of the model RefSeq protein was modified relative to this genomic sequence to represent the inferred CDS: deleted 1 base in 1 codon), translated to MSRIIKLLPFLFLRVHTYSNGPPVRACKSMIPEHDGGGSLSTDTPYTLAVSDKYLKSGETLKLKFARSGNLDFRGFLIQARDQNSDKIIGTFTSIDRTTTRRLHCLSERDPPDAISHTTGEPKSSITATWTAPEFYGQENRTAVFYFTVVYSQNIFWARRNSGIRIHISPKVIDQQKLKSEETAAAAQELPSPYLGCGTKKGCFGFPGRNCVEESSCKGLFTHKYLEKNKRFNFALAGEVEENGYIAAGFSHGDSIMGDDIIISCRKTARGGVIALGWNDGRNSVDRQMGLNIRNYEIRENNGMMICKFQVNDELIISKATLNDKLKVDLKEDSQYYLLLAKGSLSSDGTKLSKHMDKSATSNPIDFKSTTIVKAGSYILYQLHGIFMVIAWLGCSSMGMLIARYYKNTWTKIQIADKDLWFVIHQILMITALVLSLLAAIFILSKAGFFPYDSKFISNNPHPVIGGLTIGLSLIQPIMGALRPTRGTRFRPYFNIGHWFLGNVIYILAVTTIFLSVDLDNARLPPYTSYVLLSFFIIHIIFHIGLSIQSHMIDEDTNKIADSQGNMRQDSRRDQVGAICRKLSLVGYFFFCVCYCTVYDCGHCCCSRKEWLTFRANVY